One window from the genome of Halococcus salifodinae DSM 8989 encodes:
- a CDS encoding universal stress protein produces the protein MFNRVLLPTDGSDAVTPAVETAIDIAETYGAKLHVLFIVDPPSSVSSTSDGFTGLDNLLDGLEEEGQHATGKVADKAKDSDIETETAVRRGNPHDDILTYATENEIALIVMGTHGRTGVKRALLGSVTEDVVRHSEIPVLTVHREPEE, from the coding sequence ATGTTCAACCGAGTACTCCTCCCGACGGACGGTAGCGACGCAGTCACGCCAGCGGTTGAGACAGCGATTGATATTGCCGAAACGTACGGTGCAAAACTCCACGTCCTCTTCATCGTTGACCCGCCCTCCTCAGTTTCCAGTACAAGTGATGGGTTCACCGGTCTGGACAATCTCTTAGATGGGCTTGAGGAAGAAGGCCAACACGCCACAGGCAAGGTTGCGGATAAAGCGAAAGACAGTGATATCGAGACAGAAACCGCTGTTCGGCGAGGAAATCCTCACGACGATATCCTCACGTATGCTACTGAGAACGAGATCGCCCTGATTGTCATGGGTACTCACGGTAGAACAGGTGTCAAACGGGCACTGCTGGGGAGCGTAACTGAAGATGTGGTTCGTCACTCCGAGATTCCGGTCTTAACTGTGCACCGAGAACC